The Argopecten irradians isolate NY chromosome 4, Ai_NY, whole genome shotgun sequence genome has a window encoding:
- the LOC138321018 gene encoding multifunctional methyltransferase subunit TRM112-like protein — protein sequence MVKEKRMGKTGNAKMKLITHNMLTSNIIKSVTNGYPLKIVPKQVEVKTVDFNPEFITRMLPKIDWPALYQAAQSVGHGDGLPETLKENYEEDEALLQSVHHVLMQVEVIEGNLVCPESGREFPISSGIPNMLLNEDEV from the exons ATGGTAAAGGAAAAACGTATGGGGAAGACTGGAAACGCTAAAATGAAGCTAATTACTCACAATATGTTGacttcaaatatcataaaaagtgTGACAAACGGTTATCCACTCAAAATTGTA CCAAAACAAGTTGAAGTAAAAACTGTTGACTTCAACCCAGAATTTATCACACGGATGCTGCCCAAGATTGACTGGCCAGCCCTATATCAGGCTGCTCAATCA GTTGGACACGGAGATGGCTTGCCAGAGACACTCAAAGAAAATTATGAAGAGGATGAGGCTTTGCTTCAATCAGTGCATCATGTACTCATGCAG gtAGAGGTGATAGAAGGGAATCTTGTTTGTCCCGAATCAGGCCGTGAATTTCCCATCAGCTCAGGAATTCCAAACATGTTACTAAACGAAGATGAAGTATGA